From Rudanella lutea DSM 19387, a single genomic window includes:
- a CDS encoding DUF2490 domain-containing protein, translating into MIGIGSERQSPAIGSLLMLFGWLTFGVAQAQNTRLRDNNTIGWFTNASTLTFSSRWSGHLEYQFRRDEFVTKWQQSLLRTGINYRVNDRLTLRAGYAWIETFPYGDYPIQAAGRQFPEHRLFQMMTLSNPVGRVDVSHRFMLEQRWIGRYLSADSRRPDETVYSNRIRYMFRAQLPLGKPKLEDRTPYVAAYDELFVSFGRNVGENVFDQNRLGLLAGYRFNPVFRLEGGFFQQLVQLPREIQNRNVFQFNNGLIVNTIVNLDLRKK; encoded by the coding sequence ATGATCGGCATTGGATCGGAGCGACAATCCCCGGCAATTGGCTCATTACTAATGCTCTTTGGCTGGTTGACTTTTGGGGTGGCACAGGCGCAGAACACCCGTTTGCGTGATAATAACACGATTGGCTGGTTCACCAATGCGTCGACTTTGACATTTTCAAGTCGTTGGAGTGGGCATCTGGAGTATCAGTTTCGGCGCGATGAGTTTGTGACGAAATGGCAGCAAAGCCTGTTACGGACAGGAATCAACTACCGGGTAAATGACCGGTTAACGCTGCGGGCCGGGTATGCCTGGATCGAAACGTTCCCGTACGGCGATTACCCTATTCAGGCTGCGGGGCGGCAGTTTCCCGAGCACCGCCTTTTTCAGATGATGACCCTGAGTAACCCGGTCGGCCGGGTCGATGTTTCACACCGATTCATGCTGGAACAACGGTGGATTGGTCGTTATCTGAGCGCCGATAGTCGTCGGCCCGATGAAACAGTGTACTCCAACCGTATACGGTATATGTTTAGGGCGCAGTTGCCGCTGGGCAAACCCAAGCTCGAAGACCGGACTCCGTACGTGGCTGCATACGATGAGCTGTTTGTCAGTTTTGGCCGTAATGTAGGTGAGAATGTGTTTGACCAGAATCGCCTTGGACTGCTGGCAGGGTACCGGTTCAACCCAGTATTCAGACTCGAAGGCGGTTTCTTTCAGCAACTCGTGCAGTTGCCCCGTGAGATACAAAACCGGAATGTGTTTCAGTTTAACAATGGATTGATTGTTAATACAATCGTCAACCTGGATCTTCGGAAAAAGTAA
- a CDS encoding OsmC family protein, giving the protein MTVTARIEQTPYETHISTDTQVIVCDEPAEVGGGDKGMKPGDLLAASLGACTVITLRMYADRKGWPMTSAVAHVDLENDPLTQRAKMHMRLIINGNLTEEQRERLLEIADRCPVHRILENPIDFSTTLVR; this is encoded by the coding sequence ATGACCGTAACTGCCCGGATTGAACAGACTCCGTACGAAACGCATATTTCAACCGATACACAGGTAATTGTTTGCGATGAGCCCGCCGAAGTTGGTGGGGGTGATAAAGGAATGAAGCCGGGCGATCTGCTGGCGGCATCGTTGGGGGCTTGTACCGTCATTACGCTGCGTATGTACGCCGACCGTAAGGGATGGCCCATGACCTCAGCAGTAGCGCATGTTGACCTCGAAAATGATCCGCTTACCCAACGGGCGAAAATGCATATGCGGCTCATCATCAATGGTAATCTGACGGAGGAGCAGCGAGAACGCCTGCTCGAAATTGCCGACCGCTGTCCGGTTCATCGGATTCTCGAAAATCCAATTGATTTCAGTACTACGTTGGTCAGATAG
- a CDS encoding (4Fe-4S)-binding protein, with protein sequence MNDENKIRDTKSETPDITRTYTNGEITVVWKPAICVHSKICWTQLGEVFNPRLRPWVNMQGAETERIVEQVDRCPSGALSYVRQEEAAEIETVEGESLVEVMPNGPLMVYGNLLVKDSSGHETPKHRVTAFCRCGASQNKPYCDGSHVRTGFQG encoded by the coding sequence ATGAACGACGAAAACAAAATTCGAGATACGAAGTCCGAGACTCCCGATATAACCAGGACGTATACAAACGGGGAAATAACGGTAGTCTGGAAACCGGCCATCTGTGTTCACTCCAAAATCTGTTGGACGCAGTTGGGGGAAGTCTTCAATCCCCGGCTACGGCCGTGGGTAAACATGCAGGGGGCCGAAACCGAACGGATTGTAGAGCAAGTAGACCGTTGTCCATCGGGGGCGCTGAGTTACGTACGTCAGGAGGAAGCCGCCGAAATAGAAACCGTGGAAGGAGAAAGCCTGGTAGAAGTGATGCCCAACGGGCCACTCATGGTGTATGGTAATTTGCTGGTGAAAGACAGCAGCGGCCACGAAACTCCCAAACACCGTGTCACGGCTTTTTGCCGGTGCGGAGCCAGCCAAAACAAGCCGTACTGCGATGGCTCCCATGTACGTACAGGTTTTCAGGGGTAA
- a CDS encoding rhodanese-related sulfurtransferase: MKPYRVLLYYCYTPIADPEAFREEHHLLCLRLNLLGRIIVAPEGLNGTVSGLTADCEAYMAAVKADPRFEALEFKVEEHEQHAFQKLHVRVKPEIVHSDLPVNPLERTGVHLDPESFRKLKNDPDVVLVDMRSNYEHSVGKFKGAITFDMENLRELPEHVDEIAHLKDKKVITYCTGGIKCEKASAYLISQGFQNVYQLHGGIIKYGLEAGGEDFDGKCYVFDNRVAVEVNQVNPTVVSTCYRCGKASDRMVNCASPACNNHVAMCEECGWEHQGTCTDDCLNDPQLRAYDGTGYYSKKSEGYTPWQGYKSFAGSQATTH, translated from the coding sequence ATGAAACCATATCGCGTTTTACTATATTATTGCTATACCCCAATTGCTGATCCTGAAGCCTTTCGGGAAGAGCATCACTTACTCTGTTTAAGGCTTAATCTGCTCGGGCGCATCATTGTAGCGCCTGAAGGACTCAACGGTACCGTTTCGGGCCTGACCGCCGACTGCGAAGCCTACATGGCCGCTGTAAAAGCCGACCCCCGGTTCGAAGCGCTTGAGTTTAAGGTGGAAGAGCACGAACAGCACGCTTTCCAGAAACTGCACGTCCGGGTGAAACCCGAAATTGTGCATTCTGATTTGCCCGTAAACCCGCTCGAACGAACGGGGGTGCACCTCGATCCCGAATCGTTTCGAAAGCTCAAAAACGACCCTGATGTGGTGTTGGTCGATATGCGGTCGAACTACGAACACTCGGTGGGTAAGTTCAAAGGGGCTATCACCTTCGATATGGAGAACTTGCGCGAACTGCCCGAGCATGTCGACGAGATCGCCCATCTCAAAGACAAGAAGGTAATCACCTATTGTACTGGCGGTATCAAGTGCGAAAAAGCCAGTGCCTACCTCATTTCGCAGGGTTTTCAGAATGTCTACCAGCTTCATGGCGGCATCATCAAATACGGCCTTGAAGCGGGTGGCGAAGATTTCGATGGCAAGTGTTACGTGTTCGATAACCGGGTGGCTGTGGAGGTTAACCAGGTGAACCCGACCGTTGTCTCGACCTGCTACCGTTGCGGAAAAGCCTCCGACCGCATGGTCAACTGCGCCAGCCCGGCCTGCAACAATCACGTAGCCATGTGCGAAGAGTGCGGCTGGGAGCATCAGGGCACCTGCACTGATGACTGCCTCAACGACCCACAGTTGCGGGCCTACGATGGCACGGGCTACTACAGCAAAAAGTCGGAAGGCTACACCCCCTGGCAGGGGTACAAGAGTTTTGCCGGTAGTCAGGCAACAACACACTAA
- a CDS encoding S8 family serine peptidase, translated as METNKLLILWFSLVIGLVSAGAQAQTETGRYLVLLRDKANSPFRTTQPEQFLSARAIARRARQAIAVTEHDLPVNPAYVAQIRQAGAEVLYTSRWLNAALIRTSATTLQRVLALPFVKGLEYGQTIGRARIGASEQTSAAGKFGQVMADPLPYGFSSAQLNQLGLNQLHERGFRGEGQLVAILDSGFPNANTVSYLRPLVSENRIVATYDFVANNRNVYDDDSHGLNVLSIMAATADNQLYGGAFKASYLLFRTENAATESPIEEAYWLLGAEMADSTGADVINSSLGYTEFDPDFSAVDHTYSQMDGRTTLVSRAAQWAAESGMVVVVSAGNEGASPWRYISAPSDAVDVLAVAATTTGDVRAAFSSFGPAPDGRVKPDVAAVGQGTILGNSSGRIVSGSGTSFSSPLMASFVTTLWQAYPKLTAREIVGVVRRAGHQALNPDSQLGYGIPNFERASALAERLSYTLASPNPFTDADFVTIPWSDTPTTEPIDARLTDLTGRVLWQQTLPAERTPTVSFRQLGLPPGLYLLTLQSNGTRKTVRLMKR; from the coding sequence ATGGAAACAAATAAGCTACTGATACTTTGGTTTAGTTTGGTGATCGGGCTGGTGAGTGCGGGGGCTCAGGCTCAGACAGAGACCGGGCGGTACCTCGTCCTGCTTCGCGACAAGGCCAACTCGCCGTTTCGGACCACCCAACCGGAACAGTTTCTGTCGGCACGGGCAATTGCCCGGCGCGCGCGACAGGCAATTGCCGTAACGGAGCACGACCTCCCGGTGAACCCTGCCTACGTAGCCCAAATCCGGCAGGCGGGGGCCGAAGTGCTATACACATCGCGATGGCTCAATGCGGCCCTCATTCGTACGTCGGCGACCACCTTGCAGCGGGTGCTCGCCTTGCCATTTGTGAAGGGGCTTGAGTACGGGCAAACCATTGGCCGGGCGCGCATCGGAGCCTCTGAACAAACCAGTGCCGCCGGAAAATTTGGGCAAGTCATGGCCGACCCCCTCCCCTACGGCTTCTCGTCGGCCCAACTAAACCAGCTGGGGCTTAACCAACTACACGAACGCGGATTCCGGGGCGAAGGTCAACTCGTGGCCATTCTGGACTCTGGGTTTCCCAACGCCAACACGGTGTCGTACCTACGCCCCCTTGTTAGTGAAAACCGGATTGTAGCCACGTACGACTTTGTAGCTAACAACCGAAACGTGTACGACGACGACAGTCACGGGCTCAATGTACTCTCGATTATGGCCGCTACGGCCGACAATCAGTTGTACGGCGGGGCCTTCAAAGCCAGCTACCTGCTGTTCCGCACCGAAAATGCCGCTACGGAGTCGCCCATTGAAGAAGCGTACTGGTTACTGGGTGCCGAAATGGCCGACAGCACCGGAGCCGATGTCATCAACTCGTCGCTTGGCTATACCGAGTTCGATCCTGATTTCAGCGCGGTCGATCATACGTATAGCCAGATGGATGGCCGAACTACCCTCGTGAGCCGGGCTGCGCAATGGGCAGCGGAGTCGGGTATGGTGGTGGTGGTATCGGCGGGTAACGAAGGGGCAAGCCCGTGGCGGTATATTTCGGCTCCGTCAGACGCGGTCGATGTACTGGCCGTAGCAGCCACCACTACAGGCGATGTGCGAGCTGCATTCAGCAGTTTTGGCCCTGCGCCCGACGGCCGGGTGAAGCCCGACGTAGCCGCTGTTGGGCAGGGTACCATTCTGGGCAACAGCAGCGGCCGGATTGTGAGTGGTTCGGGAACGTCGTTTTCGAGTCCGCTTATGGCCAGTTTTGTTACGACCCTCTGGCAGGCTTACCCCAAACTCACCGCCCGCGAGATTGTCGGTGTTGTTCGGCGGGCGGGGCATCAGGCCCTGAACCCCGATAGCCAACTCGGGTATGGCATTCCAAACTTTGAACGGGCATCGGCCCTGGCCGAGCGGCTTTCGTACACGTTGGCTTCACCCAACCCATTCACCGACGCCGACTTTGTGACGATTCCGTGGAGCGACACCCCGACCACCGAGCCTATTGACGCCCGCCTGACCGACCTGACGGGCCGGGTACTCTGGCAACAAACCCTCCCGGCCGAACGGACTCCGACGGTTTCGTTCCGGCAACTGGGCCTCCCGCCGGGTCTTTATTTGCTCACTTTGCAGAGTAACGGCACCCGCAAAACCGTCCGGCTTATGAAACGGTAA
- a CDS encoding M14 family zinc carboxypeptidase — MKKLYTCFFLSVVFLMPMLLFAQTGKYHRIRVAIDPQRLEYLFNHGLDVDHFSYENKRDFTAEVSDADVALFRRAGVKVTYLVRDLEKNYRAINARIDRAAAQSGKARVAAVSTPVNFSLGSYAGYYAYTELPAILDRMRTLYPNLISVRSSIGNSVQGRPLYMVKISDNPDVDENEPELLLNALHHAREPMSLSQLIFFMWHVLENYNSDKEIRTLLNSSEIYILPCVNPDGYVHNQTTNPNGGGLWRKNRRTNADGTFGVDLNRNYSYNYALDNTGSSPTPSSDTYRGTGAFSEPETAALRAFSASRQFVTAFNYHSYSNVCIYPFESLNPNNNAELSTFRSAATYLTADNGFKIGNAYETVGYKANGTAPDWEFGEQVAKSKIYGFTPEIGSSTDGFWPASSRIIPLSNTMIEMNRRMLRISTYYGRATVSGPLSITQPGGTAATLAYQFQNFSIKPASYTVATTSLSPALAISSPSRTFSGQAMLQSSPGSLSFTVDASTPTGTLLPFEIAVDNGLSVIRDTVTLTFSPSCGTPSALTASPITETSATLGWLPVSGATSYAVSVKPKSTTAWPADVLVSTNSYAVTGLINGTDYDWRVKPTCGTYAVASFKTLLQTCFRETGGQVVFEAENYRTAVAGTGAAAGRVWSPLSSSTASGGQAMSASGTGLNLQNNLVGPRLDYAINFTTAGTYYVWVRMAAGPSTTSDDSFHLGLNGTAVTLSPSTSNYNNGSTAWTWLKAAGSTAFRIVISTPGSYTFNLWMREDGVRIDKFVLTTSATYTPTGTGPAMSSSCNSPLPASSRLSASVDETELDVIAYPNPFDDNITVKLSPNGQDSEGRLIGADGRSYLQFTIPGTESERILGTRNLPAGAYFIEIIQQNRRRVVPVRKL, encoded by the coding sequence ATGAAAAAACTATACACCTGTTTCTTCCTTAGCGTGGTCTTCCTGATGCCGATGTTACTATTTGCCCAAACGGGAAAATACCATCGAATTCGGGTTGCCATTGACCCCCAACGACTAGAATATCTGTTCAACCACGGGTTGGATGTAGACCATTTCAGCTACGAAAACAAGCGCGATTTCACGGCCGAAGTCTCCGACGCCGACGTGGCCCTATTTCGGCGGGCAGGTGTCAAGGTTACCTACCTGGTTCGGGATCTTGAAAAAAATTACAGGGCTATCAACGCCCGCATCGACCGGGCAGCCGCCCAATCGGGCAAGGCGCGGGTCGCTGCGGTGAGTACACCGGTCAACTTCAGCCTCGGGTCATACGCCGGTTATTACGCCTATACCGAACTTCCCGCCATTCTGGATCGGATGCGGACTCTCTACCCTAACCTGATCTCGGTGCGGTCGAGTATTGGTAACTCGGTGCAGGGACGGCCGCTTTACATGGTGAAGATCAGCGACAACCCTGATGTAGACGAAAATGAGCCCGAACTACTTCTCAACGCACTACACCATGCTCGCGAACCCATGAGCCTAAGCCAGCTGATTTTTTTCATGTGGCATGTGCTCGAAAACTACAACAGCGATAAAGAGATCAGAACGCTGCTCAACAGCTCGGAGATTTACATTCTGCCCTGCGTAAACCCCGATGGGTATGTGCATAACCAAACCACCAACCCCAACGGGGGTGGCCTATGGCGCAAAAACCGACGTACCAATGCAGACGGCACTTTCGGCGTTGATCTCAACCGAAATTACTCGTACAACTACGCCCTCGACAATACCGGCTCATCGCCCACCCCGTCGTCGGACACCTACCGGGGCACGGGGGCGTTTTCAGAGCCCGAAACGGCAGCCCTGCGGGCGTTTTCTGCCAGTCGGCAGTTCGTCACGGCGTTTAATTACCACTCGTACAGCAACGTCTGCATTTATCCGTTTGAAAGCCTCAACCCCAACAACAACGCCGAACTGAGCACATTCCGAAGTGCGGCTACCTACCTCACCGCCGACAACGGATTCAAAATTGGCAATGCCTACGAAACCGTAGGATACAAGGCCAACGGTACCGCCCCCGACTGGGAGTTTGGTGAGCAGGTGGCTAAAAGCAAAATCTACGGATTCACCCCCGAAATCGGCTCGTCGACCGATGGCTTCTGGCCCGCTTCGTCGCGGATCATCCCGCTGAGCAATACCATGATTGAGATGAACCGCCGGATGCTGCGCATTTCTACGTACTACGGTCGGGCTACCGTCAGCGGCCCGCTTTCGATCACACAGCCCGGCGGTACGGCTGCCACCCTGGCTTACCAGTTTCAGAACTTCAGCATTAAGCCTGCCAGTTATACCGTGGCTACCACCAGTTTGAGCCCGGCCCTCGCCATCAGCAGCCCAAGCCGTACCTTCAGCGGGCAGGCCATGCTCCAGAGTAGTCCCGGCTCGCTCAGCTTCACGGTTGACGCCAGCACACCGACTGGCACCCTATTGCCTTTTGAGATTGCAGTCGATAACGGGTTGTCGGTCATTCGAGATACGGTGACGCTAACGTTTAGCCCCTCGTGTGGTACCCCCTCCGCGCTGACGGCGTCACCCATTACAGAAACGAGCGCTACGCTGGGCTGGCTACCTGTGTCCGGGGCAACCAGTTATGCCGTGTCTGTAAAACCTAAGAGCACCACGGCCTGGCCCGCCGATGTGCTCGTTTCGACAAACTCGTATGCCGTAACAGGCCTCATCAACGGCACCGATTACGATTGGCGGGTAAAGCCAACATGCGGCACCTACGCCGTAGCATCGTTTAAAACCCTCCTCCAAACCTGCTTCCGCGAGACGGGTGGGCAGGTGGTATTTGAAGCCGAAAACTACCGAACTGCCGTGGCAGGCACCGGAGCCGCAGCCGGTCGGGTCTGGTCACCCCTGAGTAGCAGCACGGCATCGGGCGGGCAGGCCATGTCGGCATCGGGAACGGGGCTTAATTTGCAGAACAATTTGGTTGGGCCACGGCTCGATTATGCGATCAACTTCACCACCGCAGGTACGTATTATGTGTGGGTGCGCATGGCAGCCGGGCCCAGTACCACCAGCGACGATTCGTTTCACCTCGGCCTGAACGGCACGGCTGTTACCCTGAGCCCCAGCACAAGCAATTACAACAACGGCAGCACAGCCTGGACCTGGCTCAAAGCGGCCGGCTCGACCGCATTCCGAATCGTGATTTCTACGCCCGGTTCGTACACGTTTAACCTCTGGATGCGCGAAGATGGCGTCCGAATAGACAAGTTTGTGCTTACCACCAGTGCTACCTACACGCCAACCGGCACCGGCCCCGCCATGAGCAGCTCCTGCAATAGTCCGTTGCCCGCATCGAGTCGCTTGAGTGCTTCGGTAGACGAGACCGAGCTGGACGTAATTGCCTATCCCAATCCGTTTGACGACAATATCACGGTAAAACTAAGCCCGAACGGCCAGGATAGTGAGGGGCGACTGATCGGAGCCGACGGGCGGAGCTACCTCCAGTTTACCATACCGGGAACCGAGTCGGAACGGATACTTGGAACCCGCAACCTTCCGGCCGGGGCGTATTTCATCGAAATCATCCAGCAGAATCGGCGCCGGGTAGTGCCCGTTCGGAAATTGTAA
- a CDS encoding S8 family serine peptidase — protein MSCQSSDRLNSALSPDTDCLVKASASNGLAISGQYIVTTTFADIPDAPNARQASPAADRLVETFLQNHRVRQPQAHVLTATDAQITFVATLDTFEAEALWRDTSVKLLEPDRTVSLCACVDVSSPTTLGWNIRQTGYGRGDRQTGRTAWVIDTGIDLDHPDLNVDTGRSRSFLSGATSAATEAEDNNGHGTHVAGIIGALNNNIGVTGVASGAQLVALKVLDQLGEGRLSGVIAAVDHVYRTGKPGDVVNLSLGGEGQSPTLDRVIRLAADRGILFAIAAGNESESVEGQSPARVNHPNVFTVSAMDAQDRFAAFSNYGPSVDVAAYGVRIQSTYRNGRYATLSGTSMAAPHVAGLLYIRGSKLPLKGTVSGDPDGQPDPMARE, from the coding sequence ATGTCCTGTCAGTCATCTGACCGCCTGAACAGTGCACTCTCTCCCGATACCGATTGCCTTGTAAAAGCCTCGGCTTCCAATGGACTGGCAATCAGCGGCCAGTATATCGTAACCACCACGTTTGCAGACATTCCAGACGCTCCCAATGCCCGGCAGGCCAGCCCGGCGGCCGATCGGCTGGTGGAAACCTTCCTGCAAAATCACCGGGTACGTCAGCCTCAGGCTCATGTATTGACAGCAACCGATGCCCAAATTACGTTTGTTGCCACCCTCGACACCTTTGAGGCCGAAGCACTCTGGCGCGACACGTCGGTGAAATTGCTTGAACCCGACCGGACGGTTTCGTTGTGTGCCTGTGTTGACGTGAGTAGCCCTACTACGCTCGGCTGGAACATCCGACAAACGGGCTATGGCCGGGGCGACCGCCAAACGGGCCGCACAGCCTGGGTAATTGATACCGGTATAGACCTCGATCATCCCGACCTGAATGTGGATACCGGCCGCAGTCGGTCGTTTTTGAGCGGGGCTACCTCGGCTGCCACCGAGGCCGAAGACAACAACGGGCACGGCACCCACGTAGCGGGTATTATTGGAGCGCTCAACAACAATATCGGCGTAACGGGCGTGGCATCGGGGGCGCAATTGGTGGCTCTTAAAGTGCTTGATCAGTTAGGGGAGGGGCGACTTTCGGGCGTCATCGCGGCCGTCGACCATGTGTACCGCACCGGCAAGCCGGGCGATGTGGTCAATCTGAGCTTGGGCGGGGAGGGGCAGTCGCCCACGCTCGACCGGGTCATCCGGCTGGCGGCCGACCGGGGCATTTTGTTCGCCATTGCGGCTGGTAACGAGAGCGAATCGGTTGAGGGGCAGTCGCCTGCCCGCGTCAACCATCCTAATGTGTTTACGGTATCGGCCATGGATGCGCAGGATCGTTTTGCGGCATTTTCCAATTATGGCCCCTCGGTCGATGTGGCTGCCTACGGGGTTAGGATCCAATCGACGTACCGAAATGGCCGATACGCGACCTTGTCGGGTACCTCCATGGCTGCTCCGCACGTGGCTGGTTTGCTGTACATACGCGGCAGCAAATTGCCACTGAAAGGCACTGTTTCGGGTGACCCCGACGGGCAGCCCGATCCTATGGCCAGGGAATAA
- a CDS encoding DUF1810 domain-containing protein — MTDPYNLQRFIDAQEGVYERALLEIRNGRKRSHWMWFIFPQLKGIGYSETAKFYGIAGLDEATRYLENELLRRRLIEISSAVLSIHGKTANEIFDSPDDAKLRSCMTLFSMTNNTDAVFEAVLNAYFDGQKDPKTLRIMDT; from the coding sequence ATGACTGATCCATACAACCTGCAACGGTTCATCGACGCTCAGGAGGGCGTTTACGAACGAGCTCTTTTGGAAATCAGGAATGGCCGGAAACGATCCCATTGGATGTGGTTTATTTTCCCGCAACTGAAGGGCATCGGCTACAGCGAAACGGCCAAATTTTACGGTATCGCCGGCCTTGACGAAGCTACCCGTTATTTAGAAAATGAGCTATTGAGACGCAGACTGATCGAAATCTCAAGCGCCGTACTATCCATACACGGAAAAACAGCCAACGAAATCTTTGACAGTCCCGATGATGCCAAGCTACGGTCATGCATGACGTTGTTCAGCATGACCAACAATACCGACGCTGTCTTTGAAGCTGTTCTGAATGCTTACTTCGATGGCCAAAAAGATCCCAAAACCCTCCGAATCATGGACACTTAA
- a CDS encoding DUF3050 domain-containing protein, with translation MSIDNLKAAIEPVRSELLRHEIYGTVQDLNGLRDFARYHAFAVWDFMSLLKGLQIQLTCTSVPWVPVGNGSVRYLINEIVTGEESDETPDGRRLSHYELYLEAMEQMGADTAPVSQLVSEVAAGKPVRESLANLNLPEGVRKFVEFTFDVIDTGKPHLVASVFTFGREDLIPNMFIEIVRQLDAGNGQLDTFRYYLERHIELDGDHHSHLAMQMVEELCGADEEKWAEATDWTIRALQARIRLWDAVCAELSLVNG, from the coding sequence ATGTCAATTGATAATTTAAAGGCTGCTATTGAGCCGGTTCGTTCTGAACTTCTCCGACATGAAATCTACGGAACTGTGCAGGATTTGAACGGTCTGCGTGATTTTGCCCGTTACCACGCTTTTGCGGTTTGGGATTTTATGTCATTGCTGAAGGGATTACAGATTCAGCTTACCTGCACCTCGGTACCCTGGGTGCCGGTGGGAAATGGCTCTGTGCGGTACCTAATCAACGAAATCGTAACGGGCGAGGAGTCCGACGAAACCCCCGATGGTCGGCGTTTGAGCCATTACGAACTGTATCTCGAAGCCATGGAGCAAATGGGGGCCGATACCGCTCCGGTGAGCCAGCTGGTAAGTGAGGTAGCCGCTGGAAAACCGGTACGGGAGAGTTTGGCAAACCTCAACCTGCCCGAGGGCGTACGGAAGTTTGTCGAGTTTACGTTCGATGTGATCGATACCGGTAAGCCGCACCTGGTTGCGTCGGTGTTTACGTTTGGTCGTGAGGACCTGATTCCGAACATGTTTATCGAGATTGTGCGACAGCTTGATGCCGGTAATGGCCAACTTGACACGTTCCGGTACTATCTGGAGCGGCATATTGAACTCGACGGGGACCATCACAGCCACCTGGCGATGCAGATGGTCGAAGAACTGTGCGGTGCCGATGAAGAGAAATGGGCCGAGGCTACCGATTGGACCATCCGGGCGCTGCAAGCGCGTATTCGGCTGTGGGATGCCGTTTGTGCTGAACTGAGCCTTGTGAATGGGTAA
- a CDS encoding carbonic anhydrase encodes MKLHSLVATLFVSTCLVTISEAQTRRRAAAPAPPTPVTIDSVQWRKDHYVVNRDSAYADPRIALCKLMGGNRRFVEHKSIRPRQDQAALTNTEKGQKPFAIVVSCADSRVPNEIIFDQGVGDLFIIRTAGQVMAEASYGSIEYASVVLGSKLIVVLGHQSCGAVDAAIKRPENLPGHIIALVNSIKPAAQKARAMGGNLLENAIRQNVLEQVNSLRDLDPVLSRKYQKGEILIVGAVYNLGTGKVEFLPETLPNMVGYTTSGR; translated from the coding sequence ATGAAACTTCACTCACTTGTTGCCACTCTGTTCGTTTCAACCTGTCTGGTAACAATTTCCGAAGCACAGACACGCCGTCGGGCGGCTGCGCCAGCTCCTCCCACACCGGTCACGATCGACTCAGTCCAGTGGCGTAAAGATCATTACGTTGTTAATCGGGACTCGGCGTATGCTGATCCTCGAATCGCCTTGTGCAAGCTCATGGGGGGCAATCGTCGATTCGTTGAGCACAAAAGTATCCGACCTCGTCAGGACCAGGCTGCCCTGACCAATACCGAGAAAGGCCAAAAGCCGTTTGCCATTGTTGTAAGCTGTGCCGATAGCCGGGTGCCCAACGAGATTATCTTTGATCAGGGTGTGGGTGATTTGTTTATTATCCGTACGGCCGGTCAGGTGATGGCCGAAGCGTCGTATGGTAGTATTGAGTATGCGAGTGTCGTGCTGGGTTCTAAGCTGATTGTTGTTTTGGGACACCAAAGCTGTGGAGCCGTCGATGCCGCCATCAAACGGCCCGAAAATCTCCCCGGCCATATTATTGCCCTTGTCAACAGTATTAAACCAGCAGCCCAGAAAGCGAGAGCCATGGGAGGTAACTTGCTCGAAAATGCCATTCGTCAGAATGTGCTTGAGCAGGTCAATAGCCTGCGTGATCTGGACCCGGTACTCTCGCGCAAATACCAGAAAGGGGAAATCCTGATTGTGGGTGCGGTTTATAATCTGGGCACAGGTAAAGTGGAATTCCTGCCCGAAACCCTGCCCAACATGGTCGGCTATACTACCTCGGGACGATGA